The following is a genomic window from Rhodoferax sp. PAMC 29310.
AGTGTCCTCAGTGCTCAATTGCGTCGTGCTGTTTTGATGGCAAAGCAAGGCCAGGTGAACGCCGCGCTGCAACTCATTCACAATCAAAGCGAAGACTCCGATTCGGATGCTCGAATGAAGATTGCAACTGAGGTACAAATTCTTCGGGAAGAGAAGCAATTTGCTGCCGCCTATTCAGTTCTAAAGAGCGCCATTGAGCAAAACCCAAATGACTGGGATTTTGTGTACGACATGGCCATGGTTGTTGAAAAAATGGGGAATTTGGCCGAAATGGAGCGCCTTTTGCGATCCATCATTGCGAGCAAACCCGATTACCACCACGCCTACAACGCACTCGGCTACTCACTGGCGGACAGAGGCCACCTGCTTCCCGAAGCAAAGCAACTCATCTTGAAGGCGCTGGAGTACGCCAAAGCAGATCCATTCATTATGGACAGCTTGGGGTGGGTCGAGTTTCGAAGCGGCAACCATGAAGAAGCAATACGCATACTCCAAAGCGCATTCAATTCAAAACCAGATGCGGAAATTGCCGCGCACCTTGGAGAGGTGATGTGGACGATGGGCAAGCGACAAGAAGCCATTGAGATTTGGAAACAAGGCAACCAAATCAACCCCAAGAACGACACGTTGACTGACACGCTGAAACGCTTGGGTGTGAAGTGGTAAGTCGAAGCAGGCGACGAATCCTTCAATCGTTTCTCTATTCATCGGCATTGTTGGCCACCGGATGTGCTCTGCCCCCCTTGTCACCGAACTTGAACCCTGAATTGCCAGTTTGGCGAGGTCGATTGGCCGTGCGCATTGCTGCCGACGAGCAAAACGGCGCTGCGCGCTCGGTATCAGCAGGGTTTGAACTGACAGGTAACACCAAAGAGGGTGGACTCACCCTCTTCACCCCCATTGGTGGCACCGCAGCGGTCTTGGCATGGTCCAAAAACGACGCCTCACTAACATCTCCCTCGGATCAACGTCACTTCCCATCGTTGGAAGCCTTAATCAATCACATCGTTGGAACGCCCATTCCTGTTGAGTCCCTATTTGCATGGCTAAATGGAACTGCCGCGTCAGCCGACGGGTGGACGGCTGATCTATCGGGCCACGCCAACGGGCGAATCACGGCACAGCGAACCACACCTGGACCCTCCGCCGAACTGCGGGTCGTCTTGGATAAATAAACCAATTTCTTGCGGTCATGAAAGCGATCTACGATATTTGCGCCCCCGCGAAGCTCAACCGGTTTCTACACATCACCGGTCGCCGCGACGATGGTTACCACTTACTTCAATCAGTGTTCATGCTGGTGGATTGGTGCGACACACTACATATGGAAACTCGTGCTGACGGAAAAATTACCCGCGAGGATCTTTGCACAGCGTTGCCTCCAGATGACCTGATTGTCAAAGCTGCGCGTGCCTTGCAAGCCGCCACCAAGACATCGCTGGGTGCGCACATTGGAATTGAGAAAAAAATTCCAGCTCAAGCAGGAATGGGTGGTGGCTCATCTGATGCGGCTTCGACCTTGCTTGCCTTAAATCAACTGTGGAACACTCAACTTTCCGTCAAGCATCTCATGCAAATTGGACTCCAATTGGGAGCAGACGTCCCCTTTTTTCTGAGTGGGGGCAATGCCTGGGTCGAAGGAATCGGTGACATAATCTCACCCGTCAAGCTGACGCCCGCCCAGTTTTTGGTGATCAAACCCGAAAACGGAGTGGAGACAAAAGCAATTTTTATGGACACCTCTTTAAAAAGAGACACAAAGCGCGCTATAATTTCAGGCTTCGCTGAAGAAGATTTTGATTTTGGTCAAAACGACATGCAAGATGTTGCTCTTAGGCTATGCCCGGGGATTCAAGAAGCCATTGGCTGGCTTTCAACGATCGGGCTACGTGGAAGAATGACAGGATCAGGCAGTGCAGTGTTTGCACATATGCCAAAGAATTTGGATTTGAGAGGCGCACCAAGCGGCTTTCAAATCAAGGCATGTAATATGCTGGACGTCCACCCTTTGTCGGGATGGGCAAAGAGTTAAGGTTATCGGTTAGCAGCTTCTGTTGCTAACCCGTGTAGGGGAGTCGCCAAGTTGGTTAAGGCACTGGATTTTGATTCCAGCATGCGAAGGTTCGAGTCCTTCTTCCCCTGCCAAATATCTCGCTGTGTTGTCCAGACAAAGGGCTCACAACCACAATCGTCACTCAATCGCTGGAATTCTCATGCAGGCTGCTCCTCCCCCTGATTTCATGGTTTTTACTGGCAATGCCAATCCCGCCTTGGCGGCTGACATTGCCCGCCACCTGAACATTACCTTAGGTGCCGCCACAGTCGGACGATTCTCGGACGGTGAAGTCACCGTCGAGATTAACCAAAACGTACGCGCTCGCGACGTTTTTGTGGTTCAGTCCACCTGCTCTCCCACCAACGACTCATTGATGGAACTGCTCATCATGGTCGATGCCTTGAAACGAGCATCCGCCGAGCGCATCAGTGCCGTGATTCCCTACTTTGGCTATGCTCGCCAGGACCGTCGTCCTCGGTCCAGCCGTGTGCCAATCACGGCAAAAGTCGTGGCCAATATGCTTCAAGCTGTGGGTGTCGCCCGCGTTTTGACCATGGATTTGCATGCCGATCAGATCCAGGGATTTTTCGACATTCCCGTTGACAATATTTATGCGTCACCCGTTTTGCTGGGTGATTTGCGCCTAAAGAATTACGACGATTTGATCGTTGTCTCCCCTGACGTTGGCGGTGTTGTTCGTGCCCGAGCGTTGGCCAAACAGCTGAACTGCGACTTGGCCATCATCGACAAGCGTCGCCCAAAAGCCAATGTCAGCGAAGTGATGCATGTGATCGGCGAGATCGAAGGACGCAATTGCGTCATCATGGACGACATGATCGACACCGCCGGTACGCTGGTCAAAGCTGCTGAGGTGTTGAAGGATCGTGGCGCCAAAAAGGTTTACGCCTATTGCACGCACCCCATTTTCTCGGGACCCGCCATTGAGCGCATTGCCAGTGGTGACGCACTCGACGAAGTCGTGGTCACCAATACGATTCCCTTGAGCGCTGAAGCACAGGCGTGCGCCAAAATCCGTCAGCTTTCTGTGGCGCCGCTGATTGCGGAAACAATCCAGCGCATTGCTAAAGGCGAGTCAGTCATGAGTTTGTTCTCGGATCAGGAAAATCTTTTTTGATTTGAGCAAAAGTGGGCCCGCAGCTGCCTCAAGCGTGCTGCGAGTCTTTTAAAAATCGGAGTCACACTGGTCGCGGTGGACTTCTCTAGGAGTATTACTATGAATTTTGTCGCTTTTGAGCGCGCTAAGCAGGGCACGGGTGCGAGCCGCCGTCTCCGCATCACCGGTCGCACACCCGGAATTGTTTACGGCGGTGAGGTCGAAGCTCAACAGATCGAAGTCGATCACAACGCTTTGTGGCACGCCCTGAAAAAGGAAGCCTTCCATTCCAGCGTTCTGGACATGGAAGTCGACGGAAAGGCTTCTCGCGTCGTTTTGCGCGACGTGCAAATGCACCCCTACAAGCAGCTGATTTTGCACGTTGACTTTCAGCGTGTAACAGCCGGCACCAAGTTGCACCTGAAAGTGCCATTGCACTACAGCGGTGACGAAGAGTCTCCTGCGGTCAAGATTGACCATTGCGTTGCATCGCACGTGATGACCGAGTTGGACGTAATGTGCCTGCCACGTAACTTGCCAGAGTTCATCGCCGTCGATTTGAGCGGGCTGAAAAAGGGCACCACACTCAATCTGTCGGACATCAAATTACCAAAAGGCGTAACCGTCATCACCCGCGGCAACAACAACCCCGTACTGGTTTCCGTGATGGTTGTGGCCGGTACCGAGTTGCCAGCTGAAGGTGACGCTGCCGCTGCTGCGCCTGCCGCACCAGCCGGCAAAGGTGGCAAAGCTGCTCCCGCCAAGAAGAAATAATCTGCTTTAGATTCGCTTCTTGCCAAAAGGCCCACGCAAGTGGGCCTTTTTTTTGTAGCCGCGCCATGATAATTGCGACATGATCAGACTCTTTGTTGGCTTGGGAAACCCCGGCCCTGAATATGAAGGCACGCGCCACAACGCGGGATTTTGGTTTGTAGACGAAGTCTCGCGAGCGCTTAAAACTACGCTTTCCATGGATAAAAATTATCATGGCCTGCTTGCCAGAACCACTGTTGATGGACAAACCGTTTGGCTACTTAAACCTCAGACCTATATGAATCTGTCTGGCAAGTCAGTGGGCGGGCTTGCGCGCTTCTTCAAGATTCAACCGGAAGAAATATTGGTGGCCCACGATGAGTTGGACCTCCCCCCTGGCGAGGCCAAACTCAAACTGGGAGGCAACCATGCGGGCCACAATGGATTGCGCGATATTCATGCGCAGTTGGGTTCAGACCGCTATTGGCGGTTGAGGCTGGGGGTGGGGCACCCAGGACTCAAGGCGGAAGTGGTGAACTGGGTTCTGAAGAAACCGTCACTGGACCACCGCATCGCCATTGATCAAACCATTGACCGGGCCGTCAAAGCTTTGCCTCACTTTTTTTCGAACGAGATGGAAAAGGCGACGATGCAGATTCATACGAGCAAGCCGCCCCGCCCCAAACCGGCAAAGCCTGCCAACACACCAGCGCAGATCGACATTGACAGGCCTCAGCCACCAAAGGACCCACCATGCACACTCGTCTCTTGATTAGTATTTTTTTTATAGCGCTTGCTGCAGTGTCCACGGGGGCTTCAGCTCAAAAGATCTACAAATGTGGGACAACTTACACCCAGCAGCCATGCCCTGATGGCGCCGCGCTGCCGGCGACGCCCGTCCCCGATGTAGCTCAACGAAGCGCGGCAGATCAAGCGACTCGCCGCGACACATTGACCGCCGACCGCATGGAGAAATCTCGCCTGATTCAGGAGAAGAAGGAGATTGCCTCCAACTCGCCAGACATCAAGCGACCGGTGCCAAAGTCCGCAACTCAGGAAAAACCAGTCCCGGCACCGAAGAAAAACACCTTCCAAGGAAAAAAGGAAGAGTTTCGAGCAGTCGTACCGGGGACTACACCGCTCAAAAAACACACCAAAAAGAAAGCTGACTCGTCTACTGACTCTTAGACCCATCAGCAGCCAGATCGACGCGCATTAAGGAACGGCATCGACTCAAACCAGTCTATGTTGATGCGGCCTGCAAACGGCGGTATTTCTGCCACAGAGTTTCCTGATCCTCAATGCAATTGGGGTTCACCGGGATACAGGCAACAGGACAGACCTGCACACATTGAGGCTCATCAAAGTGGCCGACGCATTCGGTGCACTTGTTGGGATCGATCTCGTAAATCTCCTGGCCCAGGTAAATGGCCTCATTGGGACACTCGGGCTCGCAGACATCGCAGTTGATGCACTCGTCAGTAATGATCAGCGCCATGGCTGCTCACCCCGCGGGAGTTCGAAAAAATTCAGGCGAAAGGTCATGGAGGCATTATCGACGCGCAGCCACATCCGGCGAAACACCCTTACCCCATCAGGGTGACCACCAGGCGCACCCCTCACGCCAAACGGTGACCCGAACTCATCACTCAGCCGTCGATGGCGCTGTCTTCGGACGATGCGTCGACCAGTTTGACAATCATTACCGGCACCTTGGCGGTGTGCAACACCTCGTTGGACACCGAGCCCAGCAAAGCGCCGCGCAACGTGCTCATGCCACGGGCGCCCATGATGACCATGTCACAGCCATAGCGTTCGAGAATATCGATGATGGTGTGAGCCGGGTCGCCCGAGGCCACTTCGGTTTCATAGGCAATTCCGGCTTCGTTCAACAAGGCCTCGCCTGGTTGCAAAGTGTGCGCACCAGCGGCCGCGCTCACCTGCTCAATCACCGCGGGGTCGTGTGCCACCACCAATTCATACAAAGTGGCCGCTTCCTGTACGTTGGCCAGCACCGCACTGGTTGCCAACCCGTCTTTTGACAGGCGAATCATCACACGAACCGCTTCTAGCGACACATCCGAGCCATCAATGGGTAACAGTATTTTCATTTTTTCTCCGATGAGTAGGCTTAAGAACTGGCTTCAGGTTAACCCAGAGGTAAGAAGTCCAAAATGACTTGGGTCAATATACGTCAGCGCGTCAGGCGTGGACAGCCGTCGCAAATCAGGACCCCTTTAATTGCAGCACCTTCTCACGCAAACGGGCATGCACTGCCGGTGAGACAAAATTATCAACCTCGCCACCCAGGGTGGCAATTTCACGGACAAAGGTACTGGAGATGAATTGGTACTTGTCGCTGGGCGTCAGAAACACCGTTTCCACGTCCGGCATCAGGGTGCGATTCATGCCTGCCAACTGAAACTCATAGTCAAAGTCGGTCACCGCGCGCAAGCCACGCACCATCGCCTTGCCACCGCGCTCAAGCACAAAGTCACGCAACAAGCCGGAAAAGCTGGCTACTTCGACATGGGGGTAGTCCTTGACCGATTCGCTCACCATCTCCATGCGCTCCGCCAGGGAGAACATGGCTTTTTTGTGGTGGCCCGCCGCCACGGCCACGATCACGCGCCCAAACAACTGCGTGGCTCGTCGCACCACGTCTTCGTGGCCAAGTGTCATCGGATCAAATGTGCCCGGGTACACAGCGATAACGTTGTTTGACATGGTTGAAATAACTCGCAGGTATTGGGTTGAAAAGGAACGATCAGGCAGCCGGTAATGGCGCCAGTCGCTTGAGAATGTGCGCGTGAACCGCCCCGGCTTTCAGATGCCGGTAGACCATCAGACCATGGTCTTTGAGTTGCTCATCCTTCCACAGAATGGGCGCTTCCAGATACACAAACCCGTCTGGCGCCACTGCCCGACCGGCCGCCGCCAAGGCAGGCTCGAACAGCACCGAATCAAAAGGCGGGTCCAGAAAGATCACGTCCATGCTGGCGGGATTCATCTGCTTCAAGGTAACGATGCCGTCACCCCGGACCACTTGCGTTGCATTCGCTCCCAATTGGATCTGGGTGCGCTTGAGTTGCGCAACCAAGGCGGTGTCCAACTCCACCAACTGGACTTCTTTGGCGCCGCGCGACGCCGCCTCGAAGCCGAGCACGCCCGTGCCGGAAAACACGTCAATACAACGCCAGCCAGTCAAATCCTGGCCCAACCAGTTAAACAAGGTTTCACGCACCCGATCCGGCGTGGGGCGCAGGCCGGGGCGGTCTGCCACGGCCAGTTTGGTGCGTTTCCAATCACCGCCAATGATGCGAATTTCATTGGCCAATGGCGTGGCATGGCGCGGGACGCGGGGTTTGCGAGGTAATTCAGATTTCTTTTGCTTCATACCTATAGCTTACCGAAGACGGCACGCCAAAAAATCAAACCCGGACCACGCATCGTTCACCCTACGCCATGGAGTGCAGGCCGAACTTATTGCCTTCCGTGTCAAAGCACAGCGCAATAAAGCCGTATTGACCAATGGAAGTTTTGTCCCGCTCAACCCGACCACCGGCCCCCGCCACACGAGCCGCCTCAACCGCGCAATCCACACAGTTGAAATAAACCAGGGTACTGTTGCCGCCAGAAGGAACGCCATCCATTTGAACCAGCGCCCCCGCGGCACCCATTCGATCCATGAGCATGGGAAACGCCCACATTTCCATGCCCGGACTGTCCAGCTTTTCCAGGGTTCGTTGAAACACGGCTTCATAGAACGGTTTGGCCCGCTTCATGTCTTGCACATAGATTTCAAACCAACCGACTGCATTGGGGGTCATCACATCGCTCCTTTAAGCTAAGTAGCAGGCCCGCTGCGTAGACACACTCCTGCCGCTGCGGGACCAAACATTCCAGCACAGATGCAGCCAGAGCGCAAACCCCTGCACATTGGCTAACGGGCGGCCTCGGTCCCGCCCAGCACGACTGTCACCATGCGCTCGGGTTGCAGGTGTCGGCCAAACGCCCGCCGGATGTCCGCCACGCTGACCTTGGCCACTGCTTGCGTCCAGGTATCCAAGTAGTCCAGTGGCAGGTCGTTCCAGGCGATATTGGCCACGTTGTCCAGCAGCTTGCGGTTGCTGTCAATGCGCAACGCAAAGCCGCCGATCAGGTTGTCTTTGGCGGCCTTTAATTCGGCCTCAGTCGGCCCGTCGGCCACAAATTGGGCGACCACGTCCCGCGCCAGCTGCACGGCTTGCGCGGCCTGGTCTGGCCGGGTTTGCAGGCCCACGGTAAAGGCGCCGGCGTGCAGCGCAGGTGAAAAGTAGCTGTACGCGCCATAACTCAGACCCCGCTTTTCGCGCACCTCATTCGTCAGACGCGACACAAATCCACCGCCACCCAAAATGTAATTACCCACGGTGAGGGCGAAGTAGTCCGGGTCATCCCGGCGAACACCGGGTTGCCCAATCAACACATGAGCCTGGGCCGAGTCAAATGCAATCTGCTGCTCGCTGGCTTTCTCCAAGGGCGCAACCTCAGCCACCGCGGGCAAAGCCGGGCAGTCGGCGCCGGGCAGGCCCGCCAAGAGCTCAGTCACCATGGCGTCGGCTTGCACCCGATTCACACCCCCCACCACGGTGATCTGTGCACGGCAGGGAAGCACTGACCGCGCGTAACGCTCGCGTATGTCAGTCGTATTAATGCGTGCCAGACTGGCTTCCGTGACTTGTAAGCCATAGGGGTGCGTGCCGTACACGGCCGTCGAAAAGGCCTGCTGTGCCAAGGTGGCAGGGCGGGTGTTGGCTTGGCGGATGGCGGCGCTCAAACGCTCGCGCTCACGCTGCCAAATAGGGTCGGGAAAGGCCGGGGCGCTCAGCTGACGGGCCGCAAGCTGCACGGCTTTGGGCAAAAGGTCCGGGTAGGTGAGCGAGCGCAATGAGAAACTCAGCCGATCTTGCGTGGCCGTGGCGCCAAAACCAGCCCCGAGGTCGGCCCATGCTTCGCTCAAGGCATTTTCATCAAGCGCAGCGTTGCCCTGCTGAGCCAGCACCCCTTTGTCACTCATGGCGGCCATGGTGCTGGCCAATCCGGCTTGCTCGCGCGGATCGCGCCGGCTGCCGGCGTCAAAGTCTAGTTGCACGTCCACCATGGGAATCACCGGGCTTTCCACCAAAAACACCTTGGCACCGCTGGCTTGAACCCAGTGCTGAATGGGAATGCCAGCGATGGCATTTTGTGAGCCAATTAGGCCGATCGCGAAGGCAGCTATTGCGGGAGCAGCTATCTTTTTAATAGTATTCATATCGTCACTCAAGTCTCAATGGCGCAAACTGGCTGTGGGCGTTCGGGCGGGGCGCTGGGTGTTTAAGGGTTGCGGCAGCAACTCGGCGACGGTCAACTGGTCGTCACCAAAATACCGTGCGGCCACCGACTGAACTTGGTTGGCAGTCACCGCCCTGAGGCGCTCAACCAGACGCTCCCCGGCGTCCAGCGGCAGGCCCTGAATCCATTGATTGCCCAGTTCGCGGGCCTGGTTGAACACCGAGTCCAGCTTGTAGATTTCACTGGCGACCCATTGGGTTTTGACCCGCGCCAATTCCGCCTCAGACACACCCTCGGTCGCAATGCGGGTGACCTGCGCTCGCAGCGCTTGCTCCACCTGCACCGCAGTCTTGCCTTTTGCCGGCACGCCGGTCAGCATGAACAGTTGCGGTCCCCGGCCCCACAGGCCGTTGTAGGCGCCAGCCCGGTCAGCCACCCGCCCCTCGCCCTGGACCAATGCACGCTCCAGACGGGCACCGCTGTAGCCATCCAGCACGGCGGCCAACACCGTCAGCGCCAAGGCGTCGCAATCGTCCGCAGCCCACGGGGCGGCCGACTCGGGCAAAGAATGCACGCCCGGCACCTTGAAGGCCAGCGTCAAAGAAGCCTGCTCGGCCGGGGCCTTGAACGCCAGGCGCCGCATGCCGACCTGCTCGGGTTCGGTGCGCGGCTTGCGCGCGGGTACTGCCCGGGCCGGGACGGCCGCATAGTATTTTTCAGCCCATTGCCGCACTTGGGCCAAGTCCACGTCACCGGCGACCACAATGGCCGCGTTGGCCGGCACGTACCACCGTTGGTAGAAAGCGCGGGCGTCATCGGGCGTCATCGCGTCCAGGTCGCTCATCCAACCCACGATGGGGCGGTGGTAAGGCGAGGCCACGAACACCGTCGCATTCAACGCTTCATTCATCAGTGCCTGGGGGTTGTCTTCGGTGCGAAGACGGCGCTCCTCCTTGACCACTTCGAGCTCTTTGCGAAACTCTTCATCACTCCACGCATTGTTGGCAAAGCGGTCTGCCTCCAACTGCATCACGTCTTCCAGCCTGTTGGCTGGAATCTGCTGGTAGTAGCCGGTGTAGTCCTTGCTGGTGAAGGCGTTCTCTCGCCCCCCCAAGGCCGCCACCCGGCGTGAGAACTCACCCGGCTTCAAGGTTTTGGTGCCTTTGAACAACATGTGCTCCAGCACATGCGCCACGCCGGAGGTGCCGTCGACCTCGTCCATGGAGCCCACCCTCACCCAGAGCATGTGCACGGCCGTGGGCGCACGCCGGTCGGGCTTGACGATCAAGGTGAAACCGTTGGAGAGCGTGAATTGCTGAACCGGAGGAGGCGTTTGTGCCTGCGCAGTGGGGTTGAACCACAGGCTGAAAAACAAAGGTAAAAAAGGCAGTAGGTGATGGAGTGGTCGTTTCATAGAATGGTGTGATTCTAAAAACCCACCAAATGTTCAGTTTTTTCAAAAAAAAGCCCCCTGCCCCGACGCCACCCACCGCGCCGACTGAGGTAACCCCAGCGGTTGCCACGCCCGTTCCCCCAACCCAGACGACCCCATCGCCTCCTGCGGCAACCCCTTCCCCGGTCAAGCCGCACGAACCCACTGTGCCCGCTGTGGTGACGTCCACACTCACCCTGCCAACGGCCGCTGTGACGCCTTTGAGTACGGGCGAGCGTCAATCCTGGCTGAGCAAACTCAAGGCGGGTCTGCGCAAGACCGGCGCCAGCATCGCCAGCGTCTTCACCGGCACCAAGATTGACGATGCACTTTACGAAGATCTGGAATCGGCCCTGCTGATGGCAGACACAGGTGTCAAAGCCACCGAACACCTGCTGGAAGACCTGAAACGCCGGGTCAAAGAAGCCAAGGCAACCGATCCGGCCGCCGTCAAGGGCTTGTTGATTGAATCTATCACCCAATTGCTCTCGCCACTTGAGAAGCAGTTGGTAGTGGGTGAATTCAAACCCACGGTCATCATGGTGACGGGCGTCAACGGCGCGGGCAAAACCACCTCGATTGGCAAGCTCACCCGCCATCTGTCCAGCCAAGGGGCTTCGGTGCTGCTGGCTGCGGCCGATACTTTTCGGGCCGCGGCACGGGAGCAGCTCAGCGTCTGGGCTGAGCGCACCACGGTCGAGATCATCAGCCAGCAAGGCGGTGACCCCGCCGCCGTCAGCTTTGATGCCGTCGCTGCCGGCAAGGCCCGTGGCCGCGATGTGGTGCTGGTGGACACGGCCGGGCGCCTGCCCACCCAGCTTCACCTGATGGAAGAGTTGCGCAAGATCAAGCGCGTGGTGCAAAAAGCAGATGCCTCCGCGCCCCACGAGGTGCTGCTGGTCATTGACGGCAACACCGGACAAAACGCGCTCTCCCAAGTCAAGTCCTTTGACGACGCGCTGCAACTCACCGGATTGATCGTGACCAAACTGGACGGCACTGCCAAAGGTGGTGTGCTGGCCGCCATTGCGCGCGAACGACCCATTCCTGTTTACTTCGTCGGCGTCGGCGAGAAGCTCGAAGACCTTGAGACTTTCAACGCCCGGGAATTTGCGCAGGCCTTGCTGGCCTGACTCGGCTCCTCACCACCACTGTAAGAAATCGGCTCATGGGGCGACTCATCGCTTGCCCCACTACTTGTGAATTGACCATGACCCCAACCTCTCGCCTACCCAGCACTCTCACTGCCGCGGATTCAATCAACCGTCGCGGCGCGCTAACCCTGTTGGCCGCTTCGCTGTCTACGCCCTTGTGGGCCCAGATGACGCCGGTATGGACCACCATTGAGAAGAAGGCCCGCGGCCAAACGGTGTACTTCAACGCCTGGGCAGGGAGCCAGAACATCAACGCCTATCTGCAATGGGCGGGCGCGGAAGTCCAGAAACGCTACGGCGTAAAGCTGGAGCACGTCAAGATCACTGACACCGCTGAAGTGGTGAAGCGGGTGCGCAGTGAAAAAGCGGCGGGCAAGTTGACCGATGGATCGGTGGACATGGTCTGGATCAACGGCGAGAACTTTGCCACCATGAAGCGCGAAGCCCTTCTGTTTGGACCGTTTGCCGAGAGCTTGCCGAACTTCGTCTACGTTGACGTCAAGGGCAAGCCAACCACACGGCTGGATTTTTCCGAGCCGGTTGAAGGACTGGAAGCGCCCTGGGGTATGGCACAACTGACCTTCTTTGTCGACAGCAAGCGCGTCCCCTCCCCCCCGCGCAGCATGAATGAGCTGCTGAGCTTTGCCAAGGCGAACCCGGGCCGCATCAGCTACCCCCGCTTGCCAGACTTTCATGGCACCACGTTCATCAAGCAGGCCCTGCTGGATACCAACCCGGACCGCAGCGCGATTTACAAACCTGTCACGCCCGAGGCGCTGGCCAAAGCAGGGGCTCCGCTGTGGGCTTTTCTGGACGCACTGCACCCTCACCTGTGGCGCTCGGGCAAGCAGTTCCCGCAAAACGCGTCCGCGGTGCGTCAGATGATGGCTGACGGCGAGCTCATGCTGGCTCTCACCTTCAACCCCAACGAAGCGGCCAACGAAATTGCCGCCAGCCGTCTACCGACAAGTGTAGTCAGCTATCAATTCGATAGTGGCACCATCGGCAACACGCACTTTCTGGCGATTCCTTTCAACGCCCCAGCCAAAGAAGGCGCTCAGGTTTTGATCAATTTCCTGCTCAGCCCCGAAGCCCAAGCCCGCAAGGCCGATATCACCCAGTGGGGAGACCCCACGGTGCTGGCGCTGGACAAGCTGCCCGAAGCAGAGCGGGCGCGCTTCACCGGCAAACCGGTGCCAGGCCAAGTCACCCAAGTGGCGCCGGTCTTGCCTGAACCGCACGGCAGTTGGGTCAGCGCGCTGGAGCAGGAGTGGCTAAAGCGTTACGGTAGGTAAAAGCACTAGACCGGAAAAGCGGTCGCATGCTTACACTCCACTTATGTCTCAACTAGTCGACTCACTTGCCAATTTAACGTCGCTGCGAGATCGGGACGCGCTGGATATTGCCCTCGTCAGTGCCATCAATGACTTGCTTCAACCCCAATCAACTGCCATTTACCAAGTGGTCGGTGAGGAGGGCCGAGAACGTTGGCTGTCCAGCGCCAAAATGTCGAGCGAACAAGCGGTTCCCACCTTTGACTCGACCTGGACGAATCTGGAGACCCTGCCGCTCCTGACCGACTACCCACTTCGCCAGCAAACCAGCCTGACTGGAAAGATGACCCGTGCGTCCACTCAACCGGATACAACCACTTTTTCGGTTATTGGTGCTCCGGGCTCAGCCGGCGTTCTGGAATTGGAGACGCAGGACCCCTTGACTGACGAGACAATTCGGGTCATTCAGGGTGTTCTGCGCCTGTATGCCAACTTCCATAGCCTGCTGGACTACGGCGAGCGTGACGCGCTCACTGAGCTCCTGAATCGCAAAACATTTGATGGCGCCTTCCTCAAGGCCACGGTAGAGCAAAAGCAAGTGTTGCCTGATGCAGTAGGTCAGCGCCGCGAAACCGGTCCGGCGGGCAGCTATTGGCTGGCGATGATTGATATTGA
Proteins encoded in this region:
- a CDS encoding ABC transporter substrate-binding protein encodes the protein MTPTSRLPSTLTAADSINRRGALTLLAASLSTPLWAQMTPVWTTIEKKARGQTVYFNAWAGSQNINAYLQWAGAEVQKRYGVKLEHVKITDTAEVVKRVRSEKAAGKLTDGSVDMVWINGENFATMKREALLFGPFAESLPNFVYVDVKGKPTTRLDFSEPVEGLEAPWGMAQLTFFVDSKRVPSPPRSMNELLSFAKANPGRISYPRLPDFHGTTFIKQALLDTNPDRSAIYKPVTPEALAKAGAPLWAFLDALHPHLWRSGKQFPQNASAVRQMMADGELMLALTFNPNEAANEIAASRLPTSVVSYQFDSGTIGNTHFLAIPFNAPAKEGAQVLINFLLSPEAQARKADITQWGDPTVLALDKLPEAERARFTGKPVPGQVTQVAPVLPEPHGSWVSALEQEWLKRYGR
- a CDS encoding GGDEF domain-containing protein — encoded protein: MSQLVDSLANLTSLRDRDALDIALVSAINDLLQPQSTAIYQVVGEEGRERWLSSAKMSSEQAVPTFDSTWTNLETLPLLTDYPLRQQTSLTGKMTRASTQPDTTTFSVIGAPGSAGVLELETQDPLTDETIRVIQGVLRLYANFHSLLDYGERDALTELLNRKTFDGAFLKATVEQKQVLPDAVGQRRETGPAGSYWLAMIDIDHFKRVNDTFGHLIGDEVLLLLARIMRATFRFNDQLYRFGGEEFVVLMRCNGEEQASGALERLRTTTEGYLFPQVGRITISVGFSEVRSGDTPSGAFERADKAVYFAKEHGRNQVCSHGSMVARGDLLEQTANEGDIELF